One stretch of Sinorhizobium fredii DNA includes these proteins:
- a CDS encoding flavin-containing monooxygenase gives MADSRDLELFRQRIAEALPSANIPTLLLLLYQFTGQERWLSPPFIPVKSRWDENDSGGLAVELQMEIRDAALPAIMAWRHGAHIAKPELSANELTRMLSISEAEPIPPEYADMMIHKLWRYSGAVPDPVCLPDGFRVLIIGAGMSGLAAAIRLRQLGISYIQIEKQDHTGGVWHSHHYPGCGVDTPGHLYAYTFAGGNWSKFFPLQREIDDYFNRVAREFGIESSIRYCTECIVSRYDEESRSWHSRLRLPDGTQETLVTNVVISAVGGFTTPKWPNIPGLRDFEGPVVHTSEWDPEVALDGKRVAVIGNGASAMQVVPAIADRVGALAIFQRSRQWAAPFAKFRMPVPEPVQFLLREVPHYEWLYRLRLSWIFDSQVHEALQKDPAWPHPDRSVNAVNDGQRETYTRYIEEQLAGRPDLLAKVIPPYPPFGKRMLLDNGWYKTLLKPHVTLIDAAAERVEGSSIHGINGEKHEADVLIVASGYDTTRFLLPVQVVGRKGLTVREVWNDDDCQAYLGTVVAGFPNFFMLYGPNTALGHRGNFMFTIESQIDYVLSVLRQMGEEKLDEVECRHEVYQRYNETIQEMHQRMIWSHPGMSTYFRNDRGRIVTNSPWRLIDYWNLTKEANLADYHTVRHLGSQPDVPAEPVREGGQPAHQ, from the coding sequence ATGGCGGACTCTAGGGACCTTGAACTGTTCCGCCAACGCATCGCCGAGGCACTCCCTTCGGCCAACATTCCCACCCTGCTGCTCCTTCTGTACCAGTTCACAGGGCAAGAGCGTTGGCTGAGCCCTCCGTTTATTCCCGTGAAGAGTCGGTGGGATGAGAACGATTCCGGCGGCCTGGCAGTCGAATTGCAGATGGAGATTCGCGATGCAGCCCTGCCCGCCATCATGGCTTGGCGCCACGGCGCACACATCGCCAAGCCGGAGCTGTCGGCAAATGAGTTGACACGCATGCTCTCTATTTCAGAGGCCGAGCCTATTCCACCGGAATACGCTGACATGATGATCCACAAGCTGTGGAGGTATTCAGGCGCGGTTCCCGATCCAGTGTGCTTGCCGGATGGCTTTCGCGTGCTCATCATCGGGGCTGGCATGTCCGGTCTAGCGGCAGCAATTCGGCTGCGACAACTCGGCATTTCCTATATCCAGATCGAAAAGCAGGATCACACCGGCGGCGTATGGCACTCACATCACTACCCGGGCTGCGGGGTGGACACGCCCGGACATCTCTACGCCTACACTTTTGCCGGTGGCAACTGGAGCAAGTTCTTCCCGTTGCAGCGGGAAATCGACGACTATTTCAACCGCGTTGCTCGTGAATTCGGCATTGAGAGCTCTATCCGCTACTGCACCGAGTGCATTGTCTCTCGCTATGACGAAGAGAGCCGGTCCTGGCATTCCCGTTTACGCCTGCCCGACGGTACGCAAGAAACCCTCGTAACCAATGTGGTCATTTCCGCCGTGGGAGGCTTCACCACGCCGAAATGGCCGAACATCCCGGGCCTACGCGACTTCGAAGGTCCGGTGGTACACACCTCCGAATGGGACCCCGAGGTTGCCCTCGACGGCAAACGGGTGGCAGTGATTGGCAATGGGGCCTCGGCAATGCAGGTTGTTCCCGCCATTGCCGATAGGGTGGGCGCCCTGGCAATCTTCCAGCGTTCACGCCAATGGGCGGCGCCCTTCGCGAAATTTCGGATGCCGGTTCCGGAGCCGGTGCAGTTCTTGCTTCGCGAGGTGCCACACTATGAATGGCTGTACAGGCTGCGGTTGAGTTGGATTTTCGACAGTCAAGTGCATGAGGCCTTGCAGAAGGATCCGGCCTGGCCGCATCCAGATCGGTCTGTGAATGCGGTGAACGACGGCCAGCGCGAGACCTATACCCGGTATATCGAAGAACAGCTGGCCGGGCGCCCGGACCTTTTAGCAAAGGTCATCCCGCCCTACCCGCCATTTGGCAAGCGGATGCTCCTAGACAACGGCTGGTACAAGACCCTTCTCAAGCCGCATGTGACGCTCATAGACGCCGCCGCTGAGCGCGTGGAGGGCAGTTCAATCCATGGGATCAATGGTGAAAAGCACGAGGCAGACGTTCTCATCGTCGCTTCGGGCTACGATACCACACGCTTTTTACTTCCGGTTCAAGTGGTCGGACGCAAAGGCCTGACAGTACGTGAGGTCTGGAACGACGACGACTGCCAAGCTTATCTTGGCACCGTCGTGGCGGGCTTCCCGAACTTTTTCATGCTGTATGGCCCCAATACGGCGCTCGGCCATCGCGGCAACTTCATGTTCACGATCGAAAGTCAGATAGATTACGTGCTGAGTGTTCTGCGCCAGATGGGCGAGGAGAAGCTCGATGAAGTCGAGTGCCGTCACGAAGTGTATCAACGCTACAACGAGACGATCCAAGAGATGCACCAGCGGATGATCTGGAGCCATCCCGGGATGTCCACATATTTTCGCAATGACAGAGGGCGAATTGTAACGAACAGCCCGTGGCGCCTGATCGATTATTGGAACCTGACGAAGGAAGCGAATCTCGCCGACTACCATACGGTGCGCCACCTCGGCTCCCAACCAGATGTCCCGGCTGAGCCGGTTCGAGAGGGCGGTCAGCCCGCTCATCAGTAA
- a CDS encoding helix-turn-helix transcriptional regulator produces MPENSPSQFSFRGSSFDGMIEALGGAFGTFRAEPIGRIGDFDWEIDLAACDNAVLISGYHQNEFQFSIEPTSETAQYLSIVIPRSGGMAVTYGDRTAEAGGGKLLLYNNFEPDRVIMHGQSNVIDELLLNWSVILQAVSQTFEVPLSGSLDLLPELELATPTGQMIGDLVSTMMSGLRDNGALLRSPIAMTYLTQALADLVVRQIPHRLSHLLDKTPCSIAPRHVRRAIEYMQANIDQPITMPMVAEAAGVSGRALQLGFRAFRETTPVAYLMMLRLRAARQDLLDPDSNQSVRKVCLKWGFSHFGRFAIAYKATYGEKPSDTRKRVNRSPF; encoded by the coding sequence ATGCCGGAAAATAGCCCTTCACAGTTTTCATTTCGCGGTTCGTCCTTCGACGGCATGATTGAAGCTCTCGGCGGGGCTTTCGGTACATTTCGTGCCGAGCCAATCGGGAGGATTGGCGATTTTGATTGGGAAATCGATCTTGCTGCGTGCGACAATGCAGTTTTAATCAGTGGTTATCACCAGAACGAATTCCAGTTCAGCATCGAGCCGACTTCCGAAACAGCCCAGTATTTGTCGATTGTCATCCCTCGAAGTGGCGGCATGGCGGTGACATATGGGGACCGCACGGCCGAGGCCGGAGGTGGGAAGCTACTCCTCTACAATAATTTTGAGCCGGACAGAGTTATCATGCATGGTCAATCAAATGTAATAGACGAGTTGTTGCTGAATTGGTCCGTTATCCTGCAAGCTGTCAGCCAAACATTTGAGGTGCCGCTCAGCGGCTCTCTGGATCTATTGCCTGAGTTGGAGCTGGCCACACCAACTGGTCAGATGATCGGCGATCTGGTTTCAACGATGATGAGCGGCCTGCGGGACAACGGTGCGCTGCTGCGCTCTCCAATCGCAATGACATATCTGACGCAGGCGCTGGCCGATCTGGTGGTGCGCCAAATTCCCCACAGGTTATCGCATTTGCTCGACAAGACTCCTTGCTCGATCGCCCCGCGGCATGTCCGTCGCGCGATCGAATACATGCAGGCCAATATAGATCAGCCGATCACGATGCCGATGGTGGCAGAAGCGGCTGGTGTGAGCGGTCGAGCGTTACAACTGGGCTTCCGCGCTTTCAGGGAAACAACACCTGTTGCTTATCTAATGATGCTTCGTTTGCGGGCGGCGCGGCAGGACCTGCTCGATCCCGACAGCAATCAATCTGTGAGGAAAGTTTGCCTGAAATGGGGTTTCTCTCATTTTGGAAGGTTTGCAATAGCGTACAAAGCAACTTACGGAGAAAAGCCATCTGACACTAGGAAGCGCGTGAACCGATCCCCATTTTAA
- a CDS encoding S9 family peptidase: MWKIGALMLVLIVETGAAGAQALPNGPAPGDPPLAVTDFERALTINDRYRRLSVDLPKVPFWVSEDSFAYRRSSHGEHQFILVNAATGEKRPAFDQVRLAAALNEATHQSFKPENLPFDRFELTDNGGRLNFPSGNELWSCDLANDACTRTALHPSDPDYQELRYDYTPPATNDPDKRSVSPDGKWSAYIKNYNVFLRSKDGAPDVALSWDGSEGNYYAFSTLSWSPDSRHLAAYRARPGYERTVHYLKSSPKEQLQPEFSSIAYLKAGDVLPLPQPVLFDIAGRHEITIDNALFSNPFQLSPIRWWKDSRGFTFEYNQRGHQLYRLLEVDAATGRTRALIDEASRTFVDYVPLARDQSWTGKTYRYDVDDGKEIIWASERDGHEHLYLFDGRTGALKNQITRGDWVVRAVDYVDPIKRQIWFEASGMNPDEDPYFVHAYRIGFDGTGLTALTPEPANHHIEFSPDGRYYVDLWSRTDLPPRLVLYRASDNAKLMDVETAEICELTAAGWQPPQSFRAKGRDGRTDIWGVIHLPANFDPKKRYPVVEDIYAGPQGSFVPKSFSTDTEPLTQLGFIVVQIDGMGTNNRSRAFHDVIWKNLKDAGFADRILWHQAAAAKFPWYDISNVGIFGGSAGGQNAVGALLFHPEFYKVAAANSGSYDNRLNEIWWNEQWMGWPVGIEYSQSSDIDNAYRLQGKLMLIVGEMDRNVDPSSTFQLADRLIKAGKDFEMVYVPGADHDAPGPFTERKLLDFFVRNILGQNPPNWNAMPFESLKGKERG, translated from the coding sequence ATGTGGAAGATCGGGGCTTTAATGCTCGTGCTGATCGTTGAAACCGGAGCAGCCGGCGCGCAGGCGCTGCCGAACGGTCCGGCTCCTGGGGATCCGCCGCTGGCGGTGACCGACTTCGAGCGGGCGCTCACGATCAACGACCGCTATCGCCGACTCTCCGTCGATCTCCCCAAGGTGCCTTTCTGGGTGAGCGAAGACAGTTTCGCCTACCGCCGCAGCAGTCACGGCGAGCACCAGTTCATATTGGTCAACGCCGCCACCGGTGAGAAGCGGCCGGCCTTCGATCAGGTCCGCCTCGCGGCGGCGCTGAACGAGGCGACCCACCAGAGCTTCAAGCCCGAAAACTTACCGTTTGACCGCTTCGAACTGACTGACAATGGTGGCAGGCTCAACTTCCCCAGCGGGAATGAACTGTGGAGCTGTGACCTTGCGAACGATGCCTGCACGCGCACCGCGCTGCATCCGAGCGACCCGGACTATCAGGAATTAAGATACGACTACACGCCGCCAGCAACGAATGATCCCGATAAGAGGAGCGTGTCCCCGGACGGTAAATGGAGCGCCTATATCAAGAACTACAATGTCTTCCTGCGGAGCAAGGACGGTGCGCCGGATGTCGCGCTGAGCTGGGACGGATCAGAAGGCAACTACTACGCCTTCTCGACGCTGAGCTGGTCCCCGGACTCGCGCCACCTCGCGGCCTACCGCGCCCGCCCCGGCTACGAGCGCACGGTGCACTATCTCAAATCGTCGCCGAAGGAGCAGCTTCAACCCGAATTTTCTTCCATCGCTTATCTCAAGGCGGGCGACGTGCTTCCGCTTCCCCAGCCCGTGCTGTTCGACATTGCCGGCCGGCACGAGATAACGATCGACAACGCCTTGTTTTCGAACCCCTTCCAGTTGTCGCCCATCCGGTGGTGGAAGGACTCGCGCGGGTTCACCTTCGAATACAACCAACGCGGCCATCAGCTCTATCGCCTGCTCGAGGTGGATGCCGCCACCGGCCGCACGCGCGCGCTGATCGATGAGGCCAGTAGGACCTTCGTTGATTACGTACCGCTGGCGAGGGACCAAAGCTGGACAGGGAAAACCTACCGGTATGATGTCGATGACGGCAAGGAGATCATCTGGGCTTCGGAACGCGACGGGCACGAGCATCTGTACCTGTTCGATGGCCGGACCGGCGCGCTCAAGAACCAGATCACCCGTGGCGATTGGGTGGTGCGGGCGGTCGACTATGTCGATCCGATAAAGCGTCAGATCTGGTTCGAGGCAAGCGGTATGAACCCGGACGAGGATCCCTATTTCGTCCATGCCTACCGCATCGGCTTCGATGGGACGGGGCTGACCGCGCTCACGCCCGAGCCGGCAAACCACCACATCGAGTTTTCGCCCGATGGCCGCTACTATGTCGATCTGTGGTCGCGCACCGATCTGCCCCCGCGCCTGGTGCTCTACCGCGCCAGTGACAATGCCAAACTGATGGACGTCGAGACGGCCGAGATTTGCGAGCTCACCGCCGCGGGCTGGCAACCGCCGCAAAGCTTTCGTGCCAAGGGGCGGGACGGCAGGACCGATATCTGGGGCGTCATTCACCTGCCAGCCAATTTCGACCCAAAGAAGAGATACCCGGTGGTGGAGGACATCTATGCCGGGCCGCAGGGCTCGTTCGTGCCGAAATCATTCTCGACCGACACTGAGCCGCTCACGCAATTAGGCTTCATCGTCGTGCAGATCGATGGCATGGGCACGAACAACCGCTCGCGCGCCTTTCATGACGTTATCTGGAAAAACCTGAAGGACGCGGGCTTTGCCGATCGCATCCTCTGGCACCAGGCGGCGGCTGCGAAGTTCCCTTGGTACGACATCTCCAATGTCGGGATTTTCGGCGGGTCAGCCGGCGGCCAAAATGCGGTAGGCGCGCTGCTCTTTCATCCCGAATTCTACAAGGTCGCGGCCGCCAACAGCGGTTCCTATGATAACCGGCTAAACGAGATCTGGTGGAACGAACAGTGGATGGGGTGGCCGGTCGGCATCGAATATTCGCAGTCCTCCGACATCGACAATGCCTATCGGTTGCAGGGCAAGCTGATGCTCATCGTCGGCGAAATGGACCGCAATGTCGATCCGTCCTCCACTTTTCAGCTTGCCGATCGGCTCATCAAGGCGGGAAAAGATTTCGAAATGGTCTATGTACCCGGTGCGGATCATGATGCGCCCGGCCCTTTCACGGAGCGCAAGCTCCTGGACTTCTTCGTTCGCAACATTCTCGGGCAGAACCCGCCGAACTGGAACGCCATGCCGTTCGAGTCGCTGAAGGGCAAAGAGAGGGGATGA
- a CDS encoding efflux RND transporter periplasmic adaptor subunit, producing the protein MRRLFIPLAIACSALLPFGSSMADQSAAPALTVSVAVPARRDWPETVPASGWLRPWQEAVIASETSGLRVTDVLVDVGSVVTKGQTLVRLSQESVLADLRKQAAAVETAKANLAKAKANADRARQLRPSGAISDEKIAERLTDEQMAVASLESQKAALDSQKIKLAQTTVTAVDDGLITSRTADLGAVVSTGTELFRLIRQQRVEWQAEVSARYLPRISEGLSVEVNGPDERPIQGRVRLVGPSVSTETGRAMVYVTLPADVHPRVGLYVTGSIELKTTSALTVPETAIVFRDGISYVFTVGADRRVQRVRAETGRRKDGQVEIVSGIDQSSRIVASGGAFLSDNNLVNIAE; encoded by the coding sequence TTGAGAAGGCTGTTTATACCACTCGCCATTGCTTGCTCGGCACTGCTTCCCTTCGGGAGTTCCATGGCGGATCAGTCTGCAGCACCCGCCCTCACGGTTTCAGTGGCCGTTCCGGCGCGACGGGACTGGCCGGAAACAGTTCCTGCAAGCGGATGGCTCAGACCTTGGCAGGAAGCTGTTATCGCCTCCGAGACAAGCGGCCTGCGCGTAACCGACGTTCTGGTCGATGTCGGATCGGTTGTGACCAAAGGGCAGACACTGGTCCGGCTTTCGCAGGAGAGCGTGCTGGCGGACCTTCGAAAGCAAGCCGCTGCGGTCGAGACCGCAAAGGCAAATCTCGCAAAGGCCAAGGCGAACGCGGACAGAGCCCGACAGCTTCGCCCCTCGGGAGCAATTTCAGACGAGAAGATCGCCGAGCGATTAACCGACGAGCAGATGGCTGTAGCAAGCCTTGAATCGCAAAAGGCCGCGCTCGACAGCCAGAAGATCAAGCTCGCTCAGACGACCGTCACTGCCGTTGACGACGGACTGATAACGTCACGCACTGCCGATCTAGGTGCAGTCGTTTCGACTGGCACCGAGCTATTCCGCCTGATCCGTCAGCAGCGCGTCGAGTGGCAGGCTGAAGTTTCCGCGCGCTACCTGCCGCGCATTTCAGAGGGACTGAGCGTTGAGGTCAACGGGCCGGATGAGCGCCCCATCCAGGGCAGGGTTAGGCTTGTCGGACCGTCTGTCAGCACGGAAACCGGCCGAGCGATGGTCTATGTCACGCTTCCTGCCGACGTTCATCCGCGTGTCGGCCTTTATGTCACCGGCAGCATTGAGCTGAAGACGACTTCGGCCCTTACCGTTCCGGAGACGGCGATCGTGTTCCGCGACGGGATAAGCTACGTCTTTACGGTCGGCGCCGACCGGCGGGTGCAACGGGTCCGGGCGGAGACTGGCCGACGCAAGGATGGCCAGGTCGAGATTGTCTCCGGCATAGATCAGTCCTCGAGGATCGTGGCATCGGGCGGTGCATTTCTGTCGGACAACAACCTCGTGAACATCGCTGAGTAA
- a CDS encoding efflux RND transporter permease subunit: MNFSAWSILNPIPAILLFAMLTFGGLLAFERLPVQYFPDMDLPRISISATLEGTAPTQLETEVARVIEDRLASLSNLDHIATTIADGTVSIDVTFELERNSDEVLNEVRNAVDSVKPELPAQMQTPSVTKISMQSAPLVTYAVRSSSLNETELSWFVDNNMTKALLSVAGVGQVSRFGGIDREVHVDLDPGTMASLGVTAAAVSEQLKSVQADTSGGIGEIGGTRQTLRTLGAVASVENLKGLQIPLANGQQVRLDDVASVNDSFADRSSLAYLDGQPVIAVAVKRSNGFSDTGVAADVAKAMQQFAAEHPGVQIDEIYSRDVAILDSYQGSMHMLFEGGILAVVVVWFFLRDWRATLVSAVALPLSVIPTFLAMYFANFSLNIITLLALSLVVGILVDDAIVEIENIARHLQMGKRPIDAALEAANEIWLAVIATTLALVAVFLPTAFMGGIPGLLFRQFGITAAVAVLASLVVARLLTPMMAAYFMKPHSTEVKDGRIMGAYLAVVKASLYHRNKTLLVTAIFVALSLSTIPFLKSGFLPAADDSRTQVTLVQQPGATIDQMDRTTKKAADIVSKLRDVTHVFSSVGSASSGDSPGASIETATLDVMLTPLNERDRRQSEIENDIRSALSMLPGVRVAVGSGGNGTQLVLSLASDDSDVLEQASEALEEQLRTLNGIGAVTSTASRQAPEVQITPDFSRAAALGVTSSAIAEAVRVATHGDYTSALPKLDLPQRQIPIVVRFKPEARTNLDDIRNIRVAGAHGSVDLGSIADIRIGGSPSEIKRIDRMRNTTVSVELNGRILGDVYREAMALPALEHLPLGVTIVKQGELQRSSELFQSFAFAMAIGVICIYAVLVLLFHDFLQPFTILMALPLSLGGALLPLVATGTSFSAPVVIGLLMLMGVVTKNSILLVEYAIVSRRQGMERFDALADACHKRGRPIVMTTIAMASGMLPVALSLTGGDSSFRQPMAIVVIGGVITSTLLCLIVIPVIFTYFDDLREALTRLACRTGLCHETSEQETDAPNCEPIAFDRSPVTRGHGQR; encoded by the coding sequence ATGAATTTCTCTGCTTGGTCGATTCTCAATCCCATACCGGCGATACTGCTCTTCGCAATGCTCACCTTCGGTGGGCTTTTGGCCTTCGAGCGGTTGCCGGTCCAATACTTCCCCGATATGGACCTTCCGAGGATCAGCATCAGCGCTACACTCGAGGGCACGGCCCCGACGCAGCTCGAGACGGAGGTGGCCCGCGTTATCGAGGACCGGCTCGCGTCGCTGAGCAATCTCGACCACATCGCAACGACGATCGCCGATGGCACGGTATCGATCGATGTCACTTTCGAGCTGGAAAGGAACAGTGACGAGGTTTTGAACGAAGTCCGCAATGCCGTTGACAGTGTAAAGCCAGAGCTGCCGGCGCAGATGCAGACGCCGAGCGTCACCAAAATCTCCATGCAGAGCGCCCCGCTGGTCACCTACGCGGTCCGTTCGTCCAGTCTCAACGAAACTGAGCTTTCCTGGTTCGTCGACAACAATATGACGAAGGCACTTCTGTCGGTAGCGGGGGTGGGACAGGTGAGCCGGTTCGGCGGTATTGATCGCGAGGTTCATGTCGACCTCGATCCAGGGACCATGGCTTCCCTCGGGGTCACGGCAGCCGCCGTTTCAGAACAGTTGAAATCGGTCCAGGCAGATACGTCGGGTGGAATTGGCGAAATTGGCGGCACACGCCAGACGTTGCGGACGCTCGGTGCCGTTGCATCCGTCGAAAATCTGAAGGGATTGCAAATTCCGTTAGCCAACGGACAACAGGTCCGTCTCGACGATGTCGCATCCGTCAATGACAGCTTCGCGGACCGATCCTCGCTGGCCTATCTCGACGGACAGCCCGTGATCGCTGTCGCGGTCAAGCGCTCAAACGGGTTTTCGGACACGGGCGTTGCCGCCGACGTCGCGAAGGCGATGCAGCAGTTCGCCGCCGAACATCCCGGCGTGCAGATCGATGAAATCTACAGTAGAGACGTAGCGATCCTCGATAGCTATCAAGGTTCGATGCACATGTTGTTTGAGGGGGGGATCTTGGCCGTCGTGGTCGTCTGGTTCTTCCTACGGGACTGGCGCGCGACGCTCGTATCGGCCGTCGCACTGCCGTTGTCCGTCATACCAACCTTCCTCGCCATGTACTTCGCCAACTTCAGTCTTAATATCATTACCTTGCTTGCACTGTCGCTGGTGGTCGGCATACTTGTCGACGATGCCATCGTGGAGATCGAGAACATCGCTCGCCATCTCCAGATGGGCAAACGGCCGATTGATGCCGCCCTCGAAGCCGCCAATGAGATCTGGTTAGCCGTTATTGCGACTACGCTCGCGCTCGTGGCGGTGTTTCTTCCGACGGCATTCATGGGCGGCATACCAGGGCTGCTCTTCCGCCAGTTCGGCATCACCGCCGCAGTCGCCGTACTCGCCTCTCTCGTCGTTGCGCGCCTGCTGACACCCATGATGGCTGCCTATTTCATGAAGCCGCATTCCACCGAGGTAAAGGATGGACGAATCATGGGAGCCTACTTGGCGGTTGTGAAGGCGTCCTTGTACCACAGAAACAAAACGCTTCTCGTGACCGCGATCTTTGTAGCGCTCTCGCTTTCCACCATCCCCTTCCTGAAATCAGGCTTTCTGCCTGCTGCCGACGATTCGCGGACCCAGGTGACGCTGGTCCAACAGCCCGGCGCGACCATCGACCAAATGGACAGGACAACCAAGAAGGCTGCAGACATCGTGAGCAAGCTTCGCGATGTGACACATGTCTTCTCATCTGTCGGCTCGGCATCGTCGGGTGATAGCCCCGGAGCCAGTATCGAGACGGCTACGCTTGACGTCATGCTGACGCCGCTGAACGAGCGCGACCGTAGGCAGTCAGAGATCGAAAACGATATCCGCTCGGCCCTCTCCATGCTCCCCGGAGTGCGGGTTGCGGTCGGTAGCGGCGGCAACGGTACGCAGCTCGTCCTCAGCCTTGCCAGCGATGACTCCGATGTTCTTGAACAGGCGAGCGAGGCGCTTGAGGAGCAACTCCGTACGCTGAACGGTATTGGAGCGGTGACTTCGACCGCCTCGAGGCAGGCGCCCGAGGTTCAGATCACGCCGGACTTTTCACGCGCAGCCGCACTGGGAGTAACCTCAAGCGCCATCGCAGAAGCGGTGCGGGTTGCCACACACGGCGATTACACTTCCGCCCTGCCAAAGCTCGATCTGCCTCAGCGGCAAATCCCCATCGTCGTCCGGTTCAAGCCAGAGGCGCGCACAAACCTCGACGACATCCGGAACATAAGGGTGGCAGGAGCCCATGGCAGTGTCGATCTCGGATCAATCGCCGACATCCGTATTGGCGGAAGTCCGTCCGAGATCAAGCGGATCGATCGGATGCGCAATACGACTGTTTCCGTCGAGCTCAACGGCCGCATTCTGGGCGACGTTTATCGCGAGGCAATGGCGCTGCCAGCTCTTGAGCACCTGCCGCTGGGCGTCACGATCGTGAAGCAAGGCGAACTTCAGCGCAGCTCGGAACTGTTCCAAAGCTTCGCTTTTGCGATGGCAATCGGTGTAATTTGCATATATGCCGTGCTCGTTCTGCTATTTCACGATTTCCTGCAACCGTTCACTATCCTGATGGCCTTGCCCCTATCGCTCGGAGGGGCTCTGCTGCCGCTGGTGGCAACCGGGACCAGCTTCTCCGCGCCAGTCGTCATCGGTCTGCTGATGCTCATGGGCGTCGTGACGAAGAACTCGATTCTCCTCGTCGAATACGCGATCGTGTCGCGCCGCCAGGGAATGGAGCGGTTCGATGCTCTCGCGGATGCCTGCCATAAGCGCGGGCGTCCCATTGTCATGACGACCATCGCCATGGCGTCGGGCATGCTCCCGGTTGCTCTTAGCCTGACGGGAGGCGATTCAAGTTTCCGACAGCCTATGGCCATTGTGGTGATAGGCGGTGTGATCACGTCAACGCTACTTTGCCTTATTGTTATCCCCGTCATATTCACGTACTTCGATGACCTGCGTGAGGCACTGACGCGGCTCGCATGCCGTACCGGGCTATGCCACGAAACATCTGAGCAGGAAACGGATGCGCCCAATTGCGAGCCCATCGCGTTTGATCGTAGCCCTGTCACTCGGGGACATGGCCAGAGATGA